From Megalobrama amblycephala isolate DHTTF-2021 linkage group LG8, ASM1881202v1, whole genome shotgun sequence, the proteins below share one genomic window:
- the inha gene encoding inhibin alpha chain, with translation MLTWTSVLSSCACVLMLWTLFSPPLVQACQDDELPRDMVLGWLKRRILEGLGMDEPPLPVLQLPTRPAVDRVGQHAASRMKRETRVERRRHQESSQVILFPGSESTCKDMPDHSSDAASRHFTYYFQPSLDSLDSAITSAHFWFYAGEAIASRNISAPLFILTPHQELLQASDSPIKRSPDGWITYKLDVHLHTAMADGPFMLQVRCPSCSCYDSEDKTPFLHLHTRSSGPDRSRRAPKIPWSPAAIEKLMRPASEDADCRRKQIEISFEDLGWDNWIVHPKAFTFYYCHGNCSSAERTTTLLGISQCCAPVPESMKSLRFTTTSDGGFSFKYETLPNIIPEECNCI, from the exons ATGTTGACATGGACCAGCGTTTTGTCTTCGTGTGCTTGTGTCCTGATGCTGTGGACTTTGTTTTCACCTCCTCTGGTCCAGGCCTGTCAGGACGATGAATTACCGCGTGACATGGTTCTTGGCTGGCTGAAAAGACGGATCTTAGAAGGTTTGGGGATGGATGAGCCTCCTCTGCCGGTGCTGCAGCTGCCAACGAGGCCGGCGGTGGACAGAGTCGGCCAGCATGCAGCTTCACGAATGAAGAGGGAGACACGAGTGGAAAGAAGACGCCATCAGGAGTCCTCACAGGTCATTCTGTTTCCAGGCTCAG AGTCTACTTGCAAGGATATGCCTGATCACTCCTCTGATGCTGCATCCCGTCACTTTACTTACTACTTCCAGCCCTCTCTGGACAGCCTGGACTCCGCCATCACGTCTGCCCACTTCTGGTTCTATGCCGGAGAGGCCATCGCTTCCAGAAACATCTCGGCACCCCTGTTCATTCTCACTCCTCACCAGGAGCTGCTCCAGGCATCTGACAGTCCAATCAAACGCAGCCCTGACGGCTGGATCACCTATAAGTTGGATGTCCATCTCCACACTGCCATGGCTGATGGTCCTTTCATGCTGCAGGTCCGCTGCCCGTCCTGCAGCTGCTACGATTCAGAAGATAAAACTCCCTTTCTGCACCTCCACACCCGCTCAAGTGGCCCTGACCGCTCCCGCAGGGCACCCAAAATCCCCTGGTCACCCGCTGCTATCGAAAAGCTCATGAGACCTGCTTCTGAGGACGCAGACTGCAGAAGAAAACAGATAGAAATCTCCTTCGAGGATCTTGGCTGGGACAACTGGATTGTTCATCCGAAAGCTTTCACATTTTACTACTGCCATGGCAACTGCTCCAGCGCCGAGCGCACGACCACCCTACTGGGGATCAGCCAGTGCTGCGCGCCCGTCCCAGAGAGCATGAAGTCCCTGCGCTTCACCACCACCTCCGACGGGGGATTCTCGTTCAAGTACGAGACCCTGCCTAACATCATTCCAGAAGAGTGCAACTGCATCTAA
- the gjc4a.1 gene encoding gap junction protein gamma 4a.1: protein MSWSFLTRLLDEISNHSTFVGKIWLTLLIIFRIVLTVVGGETIYQDEQSKFVCNTQQPGCENVCYDAFAPLSHVRFWVFQIIMITTPSIMYLGFAMHKIARMADEEYRPQKRKLLSLIHRGMSRDYDEVDDMGEEAPMISEEVEPSEKDTKASTDKSAAASNVPDTKHDGRRRIKRDGLMKVYVLQLISRVAFEIAFLFGQYILYGFEVAPSYICTRSPCPHTVDCFVSRPTEKTIFLVIMYVVSILCLVLTVLEILHLGIGGVRDAVQSRSTRRLPMHRPSTSTICHRLASAPPGYQTVLKKDSSGKLKPEFMGDSGRESLGDDNTSRDIDRLRRHLKMAQQHLDQAYHAEEVGASHRSGPEL from the coding sequence ATGAGTTGGAGCTTCTTGACGCGCTTGCTTGACGAGATCTCCAACCATTCCACTTTTGTGGGAAAGATCTGGCTCACGCTCCTCATCATCTTCCGAATTGTCCTGACAGTGGTGGGCGGTGAGACCATCTATCAAGATGAACAGAGCAAGTTTGTGTGCAACACGCAACAGCCTGGTTGTGAAAATGTATGCTATGATGCTTTCGCCCCTCTATCGCACGTTCGATTCTGGGTTTTTCAGATTATTATGATCACCACACCATCCATCATGTACCTCGGCTTTGCCATGCACAAAATTGCTCGAATGGCCGATGAGGAATACCGACCACAGAAGCGCAAACTGCTGTCTTTGATTCACCGTGGAATGAGCCGTGACTATGATGAGGTTGATGACATGGGTGAGGAAGCTCCCATGATCTCGGAGGAGGTTGAGCCATCTGAGAAGGATACTAAAGCATCTACGGACAAGTCTGCCGCCGCATCCAATGTTCCAGATACAAAGCATGATGGTCGTCGCCGCATCAAGAGAGACGGTCTTATGAAGGTATATGTGTTACAATTAATCTCTCGTGTTGCCTTTGAGATAGCCTTCCTTTTTGGCCAGTATATTCTGTATGGTTTCGAAGTGGCACCATCATACATTTGCACTCGGAGCCCTTGCCCGCACACGGTGGACTGCTTTGTCTCACGTCCCACTGAAAAGACAATCTTCCTGGTCATCATGTATGTTGTCAGTATACTCTGCCTGGTGTTGACTGTGCTGGAAATCCTTCATCTGGGAATTGGAGGTGTAAGGGACGCAGTCCAAAGTCGATCGACTCGGAGGTTGCCCATGCATCGGCCATCCACATCCACCATCTGTCATCGCCTAGCCAGTGCTCCACCGGGATATCAGACTGTCCTGAAAAAGGACTCTTCTGGCAAGCTTAAGCCTGAATTCATGGGAGACTCTGGACGGGAGTCACTGGGTGATGACAACACTAGCCGTGATATAGACCGTCTACGGAGACACCTGAAAATGGCACAGCAACATCTGGACCAGGCCTACCACGCTGAAGAAGTAGGTGCTTCACATAGAAGCGGTCCTGAACTCTAA